TAAATATTTACTTATTATTGGTGCTTTTCGAGATGATGAGGTTAACCTTTCTCATCCTTTAAATATTACTATAAATCAAATAAAAAACTGTGGAATAAACGTTAATCATATTTTTCTCCAAAATCTAGATTTGGATAGCGTTAGTCAGCTAATTGCGGATACACTTAAACACGATTTAGGTACAATAAAACCTTTGTCAGAAATAATTTTAAATAAAACTAATGGTAATCCTTTCTTTATCAACCAACTACTACAGACACTACACAGATGTCATGTTTTACTTTTTAACTATAATACAACCTGTTGGAACTGGGATTTAGAAGAAATTAGAAAAATAAATGTCACAGAAAATGTGGTTGGATTTTTAGCAAATAAAATTAATAATTTGCAAAAAATGACACAAGATATACTAAAAATTGCTGCCTGTATTGGCAATCATTTTGGTATAAAAACTTTGTCTATCGTTGCTAAAAAACCATTAAGAGAAATTCTCCTCTGTCTGAATGAAGCTATACAAGAAGGTTTGATTTTACCTATTAGTGGTTCTCCTATTGTTCAAAATTATGACAAAGATGAAGCAAGTTCTCCAGCCAGTAATGAAATAACAACTTCTTATTATTTTGTTCATGACAAAGTACAGCAAGCCATCCATTCCTTGCTGCCTGCCAATCAAAAACAGTCAATTCATCTAAAAATTGGGAGAATAATGATTAAACACATTTATCACAACAATATAGAAGAAAATATCTTCGATATTGTTAATCAATTTAACTCAGGTATTGATGTGATTAATCAAAAGAATGAAAAGCGTAAACTGGCAAAGTTAAACTTAATAGCAGGAAAGAAAGCAAAAGCTTCAACTGCTTATCAAAGCGCTTCAATATATTTAGAAACAGCCCAAAAAATCCTAACTGAAGATAACTATAGCTATGATAAATTAAAGTTTTTTATCAACTTAGAATTGGCAGAATGCAAATATTTTAACTGCAAATTTGAAGAAGTAGAAGAAGTATTTGAACTTGCTTTGCAGCAGGCAAAAACAAGACTAGAAAAGGTGAAAGTATATATTCTTAAAATAAACTTATACACGGATGAGGGAAAATTAAACCAGGCTATAGATATCGGGTTGCAAGCTGCCAAACTATTTAATATTTCCTGGCTGCAAAAAGATATTAATTTAGCGATTAATCGAGAAATTAGAGAAATAAAATCTAAAATAGGCGATAAGCAAATTGAAGATTTGTATAACTTGCCAGAGATGACAAACGCAAACGCTATAGCAATCATGAATATTTCAATGAGCTTGGCAGCATCTACCTATTGGACTAATTTAAATTTATGGACTTTGTTAATGCTGAAAATGATATGTTTATCATTGAAATATGGCAATGCAGAAGTTTCTTGTTTTGCTTATAGCGCCTATGGACTACTTATAGGATCTGCTTTTGGCGATTATCAGACTGGCTATGAATTTGGAAAGCTTGCTTTAAAAGTTAATGAAAAGTTTAACAATACAGCTTTAAACAGCAAAGTCTATTTTATGTTTGGAGCATTCATTAATCACTGGAAAAACCATATAAGCTCAGATTTCTATTATTTAAAAAAAGCTTTTGATTCAGGAAATGAAATGGGAGATCCTAGCTTCTCTGCCTATGCAGCTAATGTTTTAGTAGCAGAGATGTATATAAAGGGAGATCCCCTGAGTAATGTATACGAGGAATCAAAGGTGTTTAGAGATCATGTAACGAAAGTTAAGAATATACACGGTATATACTTTCAAACTGCTATTCAGCAATTGATTCTAAATTTACAGGGATTAACTAATAGTGTATTTACTTGGAACACTGACAACTTTAACGAGGAAAAGTATTTAGGGGAAATACAAGAATTAGGAGTAAGTGTTTCTCTACATTTTTATTACATTGTAAAATCACAATTGTTTTTTCTTTTTGAAGACTACAGCCAAGCTCGAAAGATGGCAGTTGAGTCAGAGAAAAAGATTCAGTCGTCTTTTGGATTGCTGCGAGTAGTAGAACACTATTTTTATTACTCCTTGGCTTTATTAGCTTTGTATCCTCAATTTAATCAAGACGAACAAGAACGCTCCTGGCATATTGTAGAAAGTAATCAAGCAAAAATTAAACGATGGGCTGATTATTGTCCTGAAAACTTTCTTCATAAATATCTACTTATTGCTGCTGAGATTGCCCGCATTTCTAATAAAGATTTAGAGGCGATGGAACTTTATGATAAAGCGATCGCATCAGCTAGAGAAAATCAGTATAACCAAAACGAGGCTCTTGCTAACGAGTTGGCTGCCAAGTTTTATCTAGCCAAGGGCAGAGATAAAATTGCCCGCGTCTATATGATGGATGCGTGCTATGGCTATGTTAAATGGGGAGCTACTGCTAAAGTTAATGATTTAAAACAAAAACATTCACGACTCCTTTCAGGAGCTACTCCTGGGATAACAACCGGATTGAGAGCAAGCGAGATGCATTCCTACCCCACAAATAGTGGGCCGTTAGCTCTGGACTTGTTCACAGTTATTAAAGCCTCTCAAGCGTTATCCGGTGAAATTGTGCTGGATAAGTTGCTGGAAAAGTTAATGAGAACTCTGATTGAAAATGCAGGCGCTCAAAAAGGCTATTTAATTTTACCATCACGGGAAAAGTCGGGCAACGAGGAAGGTAATTGGGTAATTGAAGCAGTCGAATTGGTAGATGCTGATGGCGTTACTTTTCTACAATCTATTCCGACAAATTCCGTAGATACTACTCGCCAGAACTCCTTAGTGTCAACTGCCATCATCAACTATGTTGCTCGCAGCCATGAAAGCGTAGTCTTAAATGATGCTGCGCATGAAGGACAATTTACCCGCGATCCTTACATTGTCGCTACTCAACCCAAATCGATTCTTTGCACTCCCTTGCTTCATCAAGGCAAGTTGAGCGGTATCCTCTACCTAGAAAACAATCTGACCACTGACGCCTTTACACCTGACCGATTGGAAGTTTTAAAACTTCTATCCTCTCAGACAGCCATTTCTCTGAAAAATGCCCAACTCTACGAAGAGACGACTGCCCTCAATATAAATTTGAAGCAAGAAATTACTGAGCGCCAGCGGGCAGAATTAGCATTGCGTGAAAGTGAGAGAAGGCTCGCTCAATTTCTGGAAGCTGTGCCAGTAGGGGTATTTGTTGTTGATGGCAACGGCAAACCCTACTACGCTAATCAAGCTGCACAACAGATCCTTGGCAAGGGAATTTTAGCCGAAGCTACCGCTGATCAATTAAACGAAATTTATCAAGCCTATCTGGCGGGAACAGAGCAGTTGTATCCCACCGAACAGCAGCCAATTGTGCAAGCATTGAACGGCAAAAGTACAACCATTGATGATATTGAGATTTACCAAGCAGACAAGATTATTCCCTTAGAGGTATCAGCCACTCCAGTTTTTGATCAAAAGGGTCAAATTGTCTATGCTATAGCAGCCTTTCAAGACATTACCCAACGTAAACGAGCGGAAGCAGAGCGAATTCAGTTTACTCAAGAGCTGACACTCAACAATATCGCCTTACAGCAGGCAAAAGATGCATTAGCAGAGTCCAACCGCACCCTGGAACAAAAAGTTGAAGAGCGTACCCAAGAACTGTCACAAACCTTAGAAATTCTCAAAGCCACTCAAGCTGGACTCATATTTGAAAACGCTTTGCTCAGAAGTGCAGAACAACCCTCCATCTACGATTATCAAGTTGGGGGTAGTTTGCCGATGGATGCTCCCACTTATGTGGTGCGCTCCGCAGACCGTCTCCTCTATAAGGCGTTGAAGCTGGGAGAGTTTTGTTACATTCTAAATTCACGGCAAATGGGCAAGTCAAGCCTCATGGTGCGCATGATGCAACGTCTTCAGCAGGAGGGGTTTAGCTGTGCGGCGATTGATATGTCCCGCATTGGCAGTGAAAATATTAATCCTAACCAATGGTATAAAGGCTTAGCGGTGGAGTTATGGCAAAGTTTTGACTTGCTTGGAAAGGTGAATCTGAAAGCTTGGTGGAAGGAGCAACAAGATTTATCACCAGTCCAGTGCTTGAGCCGATTTATCGAACAGATCCTACTAGAGAAAGTTAAGAGTGAAAAGATTTTTATTTTTATTGATGAAATTGATAGTGTTTTGGGTTTGAATTTCCCTGTTAATGACTTTTTTGCTCTGATTCGCTTCTGCTACAACCAACGCAGTATTAATCCAGAGTATCGGCGTTTAACCTTTGCTCTGTTTGGCGTAGCCACACCTTCAGATTTGATTAATGACTACAAGAGAACTCCCTTTAACATTGGTCAAGCAATTCACCTGGAGGGCTTTAAGGAGCATGAAGCTCAACCTTTGTTGCAAGGATTGGCAGAGAAAGTGAGCAATCCGCAAGTGGTGCTGAAAGAAGTGTTAGCCTGGACAAACGGTCAGCCTTTTCTCACTCAAAAGCTCTGTAAGCTCATCCGCAATTCCTCATCCCCTATTTCTACAAATGGTGAAGCCGAGTGGATTGAAAACTTGGTGCAAACCAAGATCGTCGAAAATTGGGAATCTCAGGACCAGCCAGAGCATTTGAGAACTATTGGCGATCGCATTCTCAAAAGCGAACGACAACCTGCTTGGCTACTAGAGATTTATAGACAAATTTTGCAACAAGGAGAAGTTGCCGCAGTTGATAGTCCAGAAGCAAGGGAATTGCTCTTGTCAGGGCTAGTGATCAAACAACAAGGTTGTCTAAAAGTCCATAACCGGATTTATGAATCGATCTTTGACAGCAGTTGGATTGAGCAGCACGCTTAAGTGTAATGAGCGCCCCTTGACAGGTAGTAATAAAGCTTAAAAGTAAGCATGCGCGTTATTATCATAGATAATAATGTACACACATATGTACCCCCATGTCAAGGACAGAACGGTTACACATCAGAATATCTCCAGAGCTTAAGAAAAAGGTTGAATTAATAGCGAAAGAACGTAATGTCAGCGTGTCTGAATTACTCGTAGACTATATTAAGCGTCTACCTAATCCGAAAGTTTTATTAGCAATCTCCGCTGTCGCTACGATTGCCGCGCTATCCCTCCCCACCCCGCTTCGCTGAGGGTGGGGACACTCGCGCCTTGGTTGTGGCAGCAGGGACTAGCTGAGCGCACCATTTTTAAGTCACCACCTCAGCCGGGTTCTCACACCGCTCAAGTGGCAGAGAAAGTTAAGCTACTGGGTTCTCCAAGATCGCCGTGTAAGGTAACACCTCGCTGGTTGGCGTACAAATGACGCAAAATTTTGTAGATTGCCTCAATCTGATCATTTGCCCCTACTTTCTCAGCTATCTGATCCAGAGACAGAGGAGTACCTGCCTCCTGGAGTACCTGCAAAACCTGTCTCTGCAATTCCAGTACAGCAGCAGCCGCCTTTTTCCCCGCTTCTACTCCCGGTTGATGGTAAGCATTGACATTAATTAGGAACCCATAAAGACCTACAGCTCTTTCGTAAAGGGCAATTAATGCTCCTACTGTCCGGGGATTTACTTGTGGAATCGTGACTGTAATCGAGTCGCGCTGGTTTTCGTAGAGAGCCTGGCGAGTTCCCTGAAGTAAACCCGATAGATAGTCCCCGGAAGTGATTCCTCCTGACTCGACTTCTGGGGATGTACCCTGCCTGTCTTCTAACACTTCAATAAAGGTCATAAAGAAATTTGGTACACCTTCCCGTAGTTGCTGGACGTAGGCGTGTTGGTCTGTTGAACCCTTGTTGCCATAAACAGCAATGCCTTGGTGGACAATATTACCGTTGAGGTCTTTCTCTTTGCCTAAAGATTCCATCACCAACTGTTGCAAGTAGCGGCTAAACAGTAGCAGACTATCTTTATAGGGCAGCACCACCATGTCTTTCTCACCGCGTCCGTTGCCAGCAAAGTACCAGCTTAATGCCAACAAAGCAGCTGGGTTTTCTTTGATCTTCGGTACCCATGTGGCAGCATCCATTTCTTTGGCACCAGCAAGCATGGCACGGATATCGATTCCCTGCAGAGCAGCGGGTAGTAAGCCGACAGCCGACATTTCGGAAGTACGTCCTCCTACCCAGTCGTACATAGGAAAAGTTGCCAACCAGCCTTCAGATTTTGCCAGTTTATCTAACTTGCTATCAGCGCTGGTGATGGCGATCGCATGCCGAGCAAAGTCTAAATTATGACCAGCGTAGGCTTTTTTAACTTCTACCATGCCGTTACGTGGTTCTGGCGTTCCTCCAGATTTAGAAATTACCAACACCAAAGTGCTAGCTAGGCGGTTTCTTAGCCGCGTTAGAATCCGGTCAATCCCGGCTGGATCGGTGTTGTCAATAAAGTGAATCGCTAGAGGCGGGAAGGATGGGGCGAGAGCTTCCGCAACGAATTGAGGACCGAGGGCTGAACCACCAATGCCAATCGAGAGAATGTCGGTAAATCGGGGTGCTTGAGGCGGATGAATGGCAGCAGTGTGGATTTTTTTGGTGAAGGTTTCAATCTGCTCTAGGGTTTGAATAATATCTTGTTTGATTTCTGGGGTTGGTGCTAGATCAGGATCGCGCAGCCAGTAGTGACCAACCATGCGGTCTTCATCAGGGTTAGCGATCGCGCCACCCTCCAAAGCTGCCATATCCTGAAACGCCTGTTCAAACTTGGGCTGCAACGCCTCTACAAAAGCACGATCAAAACGCATCCGACTGACATCCAGGTAAAATCCTAATCCCTCATTGTAATAAAGCCAGTCTTGGTAGCGTTGCCAAAGTGTCGCAGCATCCATAGGAAATCTCAAATTAATGTTTCTACTAAAAACAAGTTTAAGGGAAGTCTTTAATTTGTTCTGTTTAATTCGATTTGCCATCACTGCCAAAGTACTCCCGATAGCCACAAATCTTATCTCCGCGAATATCAAAGGAAATGGCTACCCGATTTTTGTAAGGTTTTCCTCCCATAATTCCCTCGTCCCGGAACTCAAAAACAACTGTAGTCTCATTGCTAGTAACACGGTCTAGGGTGAGCGAGAGTCCTTCGCCGAATGTCTCAGAGACGTATTGGAAGAAAGCGATCGCGCGTTCTTTACCTACGTTTAAGCCGTGATACGGTCCTACAGGAAACCAAAAGGTAAAGTCGTCAGTGAGCGTGTCGATAAACTGATTCCACTCGCCTGTTGCCAGTCCATGCCGAAAATACTCAAATGCTTGATGAGCTACTTTCAAGGTATTCTGAGATTCTTCTACCATAGGGAATTTCTCCGGCGTTCAACTGGATGCAATTGCAAAACTACTTTTCGACTTTGGTTAAAATCTGACGACTACTTTGCCGCAGTTGTGACCGCTGAGCAAGTATTCAACGGCAGCAGAAATCGATTCAATTCCTTTGAACTCTGTTGGGTCAACGGCAACTTTGATTTTGTCAGCGTAGAACAGGTCTAAAAGGCGACCGCGTGCCTCAGCCATATATTCTCCATAGTGAGGCATGAGAAAGCCCCGCACCGAAGCTGCCTGCCAAAATAACCTGTGATAAATTCGGGGTTGTGTCACTG
This window of the Chroococcidiopsis sp. CCMEE 29 genome carries:
- a CDS encoding AAA family ATPase, encoding MSVVPNYTTTAAIQEDEKTVTYRGYRAHNQQRVMIKLLKAEYPTSTDIALLEHDYQMTKKLNLKGIVKAYTLEKYNNHIALILEDFAGATLQDYLRRNPIKIIGFLTISRQISEILAAIHENNIIHKNLSSQNVWINPIDKQVKITNFSLAALFNENQTINTTDYSIKNLGYISPEQTGRMNRSVDYRTDFYSLGVIFYQTLTGQLPFLATDPMELIHSHIAKQPVPPHELNQEIPPPISNIIIKLLSKTAEDRYQSAYGLKSDLEKCLEEWTNKGKINKFILAQKDRANQLQISRKLYGREQEVSHLLNTFERVSQGKSEIILVSGFSGVGKTALVNQIKETILNRSYFVSGKFSQTKRDVPYDSIIQAFQELIQQLLTEDANKIEKCKKSILTALESNGQIIIDVIPKVELIIGKQPPVPQLTAQELEKRFNRIFQQFVSVFTQKEHPLVLFLDDLQWADFASLKLIKLLITQRHGKYLLIIGAFRDDEVNLSHPLNITINQIKNCGINVNHIFLQNLDLDSVSQLIADTLKHDLGTIKPLSEIILNKTNGNPFFINQLLQTLHRCHVLLFNYNTTCWNWDLEEIRKINVTENVVGFLANKINNLQKMTQDILKIAACIGNHFGIKTLSIVAKKPLREILLCLNEAIQEGLILPISGSPIVQNYDKDEASSPASNEITTSYYFVHDKVQQAIHSLLPANQKQSIHLKIGRIMIKHIYHNNIEENIFDIVNQFNSGIDVINQKNEKRKLAKLNLIAGKKAKASTAYQSASIYLETAQKILTEDNYSYDKLKFFINLELAECKYFNCKFEEVEEVFELALQQAKTRLEKVKVYILKINLYTDEGKLNQAIDIGLQAAKLFNISWLQKDINLAINREIREIKSKIGDKQIEDLYNLPEMTNANAIAIMNISMSLAASTYWTNLNLWTLLMLKMICLSLKYGNAEVSCFAYSAYGLLIGSAFGDYQTGYEFGKLALKVNEKFNNTALNSKVYFMFGAFINHWKNHISSDFYYLKKAFDSGNEMGDPSFSAYAANVLVAEMYIKGDPLSNVYEESKVFRDHVTKVKNIHGIYFQTAIQQLILNLQGLTNSVFTWNTDNFNEEKYLGEIQELGVSVSLHFYYIVKSQLFFLFEDYSQARKMAVESEKKIQSSFGLLRVVEHYFYYSLALLALYPQFNQDEQERSWHIVESNQAKIKRWADYCPENFLHKYLLIAAEIARISNKDLEAMELYDKAIASARENQYNQNEALANELAAKFYLAKGRDKIARVYMMDACYGYVKWGATAKVNDLKQKHSRLLSGATPGITTGLRASEMHSYPTNSGPLALDLFTVIKASQALSGEIVLDKLLEKLMRTLIENAGAQKGYLILPSREKSGNEEGNWVIEAVELVDADGVTFLQSIPTNSVDTTRQNSLVSTAIINYVARSHESVVLNDAAHEGQFTRDPYIVATQPKSILCTPLLHQGKLSGILYLENNLTTDAFTPDRLEVLKLLSSQTAISLKNAQLYEETTALNINLKQEITERQRAELALRESERRLAQFLEAVPVGVFVVDGNGKPYYANQAAQQILGKGILAEATADQLNEIYQAYLAGTEQLYPTEQQPIVQALNGKSTTIDDIEIYQADKIIPLEVSATPVFDQKGQIVYAIAAFQDITQRKRAEAERIQFTQELTLNNIALQQAKDALAESNRTLEQKVEERTQELSQTLEILKATQAGLIFENALLRSAEQPSIYDYQVGGSLPMDAPTYVVRSADRLLYKALKLGEFCYILNSRQMGKSSLMVRMMQRLQQEGFSCAAIDMSRIGSENINPNQWYKGLAVELWQSFDLLGKVNLKAWWKEQQDLSPVQCLSRFIEQILLEKVKSEKIFIFIDEIDSVLGLNFPVNDFFALIRFCYNQRSINPEYRRLTFALFGVATPSDLINDYKRTPFNIGQAIHLEGFKEHEAQPLLQGLAEKVSNPQVVLKEVLAWTNGQPFLTQKLCKLIRNSSSPISTNGEAEWIENLVQTKIVENWESQDQPEHLRTIGDRILKSERQPAWLLEIYRQILQQGEVAAVDSPEARELLLSGLVIKQQGCLKVHNRIYESIFDSSWIEQHA
- a CDS encoding glucose-6-phosphate isomerase; this encodes MDAATLWQRYQDWLYYNEGLGFYLDVSRMRFDRAFVEALQPKFEQAFQDMAALEGGAIANPDEDRMVGHYWLRDPDLAPTPEIKQDIIQTLEQIETFTKKIHTAAIHPPQAPRFTDILSIGIGGSALGPQFVAEALAPSFPPLAIHFIDNTDPAGIDRILTRLRNRLASTLVLVISKSGGTPEPRNGMVEVKKAYAGHNLDFARHAIAITSADSKLDKLAKSEGWLATFPMYDWVGGRTSEMSAVGLLPAALQGIDIRAMLAGAKEMDAATWVPKIKENPAALLALSWYFAGNGRGEKDMVVLPYKDSLLLFSRYLQQLVMESLGKEKDLNGNIVHQGIAVYGNKGSTDQHAYVQQLREGVPNFFMTFIEVLEDRQGTSPEVESGGITSGDYLSGLLQGTRQALYENQRDSITVTIPQVNPRTVGALIALYERAVGLYGFLINVNAYHQPGVEAGKKAAAAVLELQRQVLQVLQEAGTPLSLDQIAEKVGANDQIEAIYKILRHLYANQRGVTLHGDLGEPSSLTFSAT
- a CDS encoding nuclear transport factor 2 family protein, translated to MVEESQNTLKVAHQAFEYFRHGLATGEWNQFIDTLTDDFTFWFPVGPYHGLNVGKERAIAFFQYVSETFGEGLSLTLDRVTSNETTVVFEFRDEGIMGGKPYKNRVAISFDIRGDKICGYREYFGSDGKSN